The following is a genomic window from Nitrospira sp..
TCTCGGTGAGATTGCCGTGGGAAAGATTGTCGAACTTGCCGTCATCATGGTAGGCCGTCTCATTCCGGATGAATCGATCGTGTACGACTTCTCTCACGACCAAGAGGGGCTCGGCCTCATCATGCCTTTTGTCCATATTGAGGAAGTGCATTACGTCCGTTCGCGTTAGCTCCTCACACATCTTCTCTCGTGTTTTCCTCATCTCATTGAACGCATCGGTTCACCAGTCCTAGTCACAAGTACGTAGCTCACATCGGGCGCAGAGGCCTATTCTCTTTGTATGAAGGCCAGCCAGGGTGCGTCACATTATGGACGTGATCAGAGGACGCCTATGGTACACCAGCTGTAGGGAATCTCCTTCAGTAGGGGCTAGCGTGGCTGGATAACATCTCGATTCATAACGGGTTACCAGACGAGCGGCGATGAACGAGATATAGGGTATTGGTTTTGCTCAACCACTGCCTCGCGAGTTGGGACCTCGGTTTTATGAAGGAGGTCGGGCATGGCGTTTGGTGCGGATGAGACAAACGATATGATGTCGAACATTGCTGAATCGATGTGGCGGCAACCTCATTGGATTGCTGTCTTTGCAGGTCTTTCTCTCTGGTCTGTGCAGGGGCTCTCTTTCTCAGCTCCCGCCTACGCGCATGAGAGCGAGGCGCATCCGGTTTCAGCCGCTTCTTCTGGAGCGACACACTCGCTGCTCAGACCTGTTCGATCGGTCGATCCGACCTCGTCCGATGTAAAAGAAGAGGGGGCACCTGTATTAAACTCTGAGTCTGGCCAGAAACCTTTCAAGAGGAAAAAAGCTAAAGTTGTCGATAAAAATCCAGTTACTGTGCCTCAGCGCGCATCGGCAATGGCGTCTACAGTGCCGGCACAAACTACGGGAGAAGCGATTGAGCAAGAACGTTCTGGTGGGATGAAGCCAGCTGGTTTCTTTTCATCCGGATCGGCTGCGATGGCTGGAACCAGCATGACAGGTATGGGGACAACCTCGACCATAATGGCTGCTGCCGCATCAAGCCCTCAAGCTGCGCTAGCGGCGGTTGCTCCAAGTGCGTTGCTCAGCTCTGTAGTCGGAGGACCCTCAACACCATCTAATAAGAATATTCAGCGACTGTCCGCCGGAATTCCAGGACTCACGCGTATCATTGCTACACCGCTTCCTCCTGAGACGATTGCCATGCCGGCTCCTCCGCTCGATCCTCCAGCCTCGGGGCTTCCAGCCGCGCCGGCAAACTGGTTTGGCTATCACGTCTTGAGCCGCCTGAGTTTTGGTGGCACGCCTAATCAACTCAATGCGGTGTCTCATATGACCGCGGCTCAAGCGAGGGATTGGGCTACTCGATATATGAAGGAGCAACTTGGCCTTGATCCGGCACAGCCCTGGCCGACGAACCTCCATTCGACGTCCTCGTTGCCTATCGCGACGCCGATTGTGGATACGGATACAGATTTGCGCCTGATGACTGCTCAAGGCCGCTGGAAGAAAGACGATCTTGAGCCGACTGTCTTGAAGCCGGATCTTCACCAAGTGCAGGACCATGATCTCATTCGGAAGCTGTATAGCCGCCGTCAGTTGCTCGAGAAGATGGCCTATTTTTGGGACAACCATTTCAACACTGATTTTCGGTCGCATTTTCGCGGCCAATACGAAGTTTACGAGAATGAGGCGTTCCGGGCTCTGGCCTATGGACGGTTTGTGGACTTGTTGATTGCGAGCGGGAAGAGTCCGGCCATGATGGTGTATCTGAATACCGATGTGAGTAAGAAAGAAAATCCGAATGAGAACTATGCGCGTGAGGTCTTGGAGCTTCATACCCTTGGGGTGGATGAACACGGCCATCCAGCTGGGTATACGCAAACGGATATCAACGAGGCCGCCAAGGCATTTACCGGCTGGACGGTGCCGGCGGGCTCGGCGCCAGGTTTTCGATTCGTGGCGTGGCGGCATAGCCCAGGAGCGAAAACAGTCTTAGGGCAGCCAGTCGCATTTGACGGGAGCGGGCCAACTGAAGGGGAGCGAGTATTGCAAATTGCCGCCAGCCATCCTTCGACGGCTCGGCATTTGGCGAAAAAACTCTGTGAGTACTTTGTGAGTGAAACGCCGTCTTCAGCGCTGGTCACGGAAGTGGCGTCGGTATTTAGCGATTCAGGCGGTGATATACGAAAAGTGCTGATTGCCATTGTCACGTCGTCTGATTTCAACAATGTGGCGAACTATCGAAGTTTGGTCAAGACGCCGTTGGAGTATGCCGTCGGGCTTTATCGAAACCTTGGGGTCTGGTCATCACATGATCCTATCCGTCGGCGGCTGACGGCGGCCGGGCAGGGATTGTTCGAAATGCCTCCACCGACCGGATATAAAGAAAATTCCGAGCATTGGCTGAACACCTATGTCTTGTTTCACGAAACGGCGATGGCGTACGAAGCCACCATGTCAGGGTTCGGCTCGACCATCCGATTTGGATCGGATACGAGCGGCGGGCTGATTCGTCTGTGGCTAAAGGGCCTTGGTTTGAGGACGGAGGCAGAGGTCTTGGGATTTCTCCTGAACCTCACGAATGACCGAGTGGCCACGGCCACCGAGTATCAAATTTATCTGACGACGTTGCGCAGTGGCGGCGGAACCTTCAATTTGGACAACCCCAGCACCGAAGCGGCGCTCGACCGGACGCTGGCGAGCATGCTTGCAAATCCGCGCTATCTCTATCAATAGTGGGACGATCATTGAGAGGAAATACTATGGGCCACTGTCATTGCTGCTCGTCGGCGTTTCAACAGGTCTCGCGTCGGACGGTCTTGAAGCGAGCTGTGGGATTGGCTGCCACCGCATTGGCTGCCAACATGTTTTCTTTAGAGATGCTGTTCAAGAGCCGGGCGCATGCCGCGGACAATGCGGGCAAAACGTTAGTGGTTGTCTTTCAACGCGGTGGCAATGACGGCTTGAATACCATCGTGCCCTATTCGGATCCGCAGTACTATGTTCTGCGTCCTCGATCGACCAGCGGCGGCATCGGCATTCTGCCGCCGGGGTCCGGCGACGGGTCGGGGCTTGATTTGGCAGGGACAGGGTTTGCGATGCATCCGTCTATCCTTCCCTTGCACGGGCTCTATACCAGCAATCGGCTAGCGATCTTGCCGGCGGCAGGGTTTGCGGGAAATACGCTATCGCATTTTACGGACCAGGACACCATTGAACATGGCTTCCCAGAGCAACGGGACGGTTGGTTGAATCGATATCTAGCGGCAGTGCCGGCCGCAGGGATTTCCACGATTCGAGCCGCTGCGATCGGCGATGATGTCGCAAAGTCTTTGCGCGGGACGGTGGTAGTTCCTTCACTGACTGACGTGGCGTCGTTCAGTTTTGCCCGCCTTGGGTCGTCCAAAGCTGCCTTGGAAGCGAATCTCCGTGCCATGTATGCGCAAGATCCGGCATCGAGTACTACGAACCCGGCTCGGTCAGCGGTGCATGCATTGGGGCCAGAATTCATGAACCGGGTCGCTGCCATCGAGGGAATCGGCGCCGCGGCTCCGCAAAACGGTGCTACGTATCCCAACAGCACGTTCGGACGTGAAATGCGGGATCTGGCCCATATCATTCGTTCGGGCCTTGGGCTTGAGGTGGCCACTGTGGATATCAGCGGGTGGGATACGCATGACGATCAAGGGGCGGGTGGCGCGGCAGCCAATCGCCAAGCCGGACGGCTTGCGGATTTTGCCGGAGGCATCCGGGCCTTTGTCGATGATCTGGGGCCACTGATGAATAATGTGGTGGTGATGACCTGCACAGAATTCGGTCGCACGGCCAGGCAAAATGCGAGTGGAGGAACGGACCATGGAAAGGCCTCGGCCTGGTTTTTGGTCGGTGGATCTGTGAGGGGTGGGGTCTATGAGGGCGCTGCAGGCTGGCCCAGCTCATTAATAGATACGAATCTCGACGAAGGACGGTACATCAGGCCGACGGTCGAGTTCAGGGATATTTTTGCTGATGTGCTCGTCAGGCATTTTGGCGCGAGTGCCTCGGATCTCAGCGCTGTCTTGCCTGGTCATGTTCATACGCCTGCCGGGCTGTTTGTATAGCAGTGGCAATTAGAAGATGACGGCGGTGGGTGTTTGCTATTGCTCCACCGTGATGAATACGACGGCAATGACGGTGTCGCCATCAGAAGCTATCTTTCGCACAGCGAAACCCAGTGCCGCTCGGGCGGCTGTCCATGATTCCCCAGTCTCGATCGCTGGTCCGTAAACTAATTGCAGGCTTCAGCCAGGATCCGCCTCGCATGGATTTAATAGCGCCTCGCTCAGGCCCGATCGGGTCGTTGAGTGGAGCCGATCGGTAGTAGTTCGGATCATACCAATCCTGCACCCATTCGGCGGCGTTCCCGGCGAGGTCATGGATACCGTATGGGCTGGTTCCGTCAAGGAAGCTTCCTACGGGTAGGGTCAGCACTTCTCCCTTGATGCCGTTCTCCTTGGCCAGCCTGGCGCCGTCGCCTTTGATCCAGAAGTCCTCCCACTCGGCGCCGCTTTGAAACTCAACCGTTCGCTCGGCCCAATAGCTGGCACTGTTGGCGTTGTCCCAATTCCAGTCATTGCCCCAGGGGTAGCGGCGTCCGTCGGTTCCTCGCGCGGCTTTTTCCCATTCGGCTTCGGTGGGCAGGCGCTTGCCGGACCACCGGCAATAGGCCACGGCATCGTCCCAGCTTACATTCACCACGGGATGTGTGGCGATGGTGGGTGGATAGGTGGCGCCATTCCAGATTGTCGAGGCTGGATTATTATTTTCCGGCGGCCGGTGGCCGGTCGATTGGACGAAGGCGGCATAGTCCTGATTGGTCACTTCGAATCGATCGAGGAAGAAGGCGTGAAGGAAGACCAGCCGCTCGGGTCGTTCGTCGGCCAGGCCACCGCTGCCTTCCGCGGCGCCCATGCGATATTCACCGGCGGGGATCAATGCCATATCGATGGCAGGCCCGGCTCCAACTGATGGAAGAATTGCGCTGGCGATCAGGAGCGTGTGGAGAATGCCTCTCAGCAGCGATGCCATTATGGCTTCTTGATACCGCAGGCCTTGGCGACGGCATCGCGATAGGTCAGCCAGAGCCGCAGGCTGCGTTTGACAGCGCCAAGAATCGCCTGTTGCGTCGTTGCGGATGGAGCATGTTGAGTGACCATGTCGTACGCATCATGGCGATGGCCTGATTCGACGAGCTGATGGGCCCGAATGAGATCCATGCAGTCTGGGGAGTTGCCGTGATAACGGACGAGAGGATGGTTCTTGATGGTTGTCTCGATTTCCTCTGCCGTCTTCGGCTTGGAGGGCTCCTGTAGTTCTTTCCGGTCTTTGACGCTGCCTTCCACAAAAACAGTCAGGGCTGCGGCGCCTAAAACCCAGGTCGGTTGCGTGGAGACTCGATCTAACCATGCGCGATAGGCCCGGCTTGCGGGCAAGGGGCGGACCCGTTCGAAATCTTTCGCGGAGAACCCTAGTCCTTCCATCATTGTGAGAAAGAGTTCCGGATGAGATTTGCCGAGCGAGAGGCCTCCGGTATCTTCTTCATAGATGTTTTCCGCCAGCATGCGGCGAACGGACGGCGGTGGGTTGTGTCCATGAATCCTGGCAAGAAAGACGGGAAAGTCGCGGACGTACACGAAGTATTCTTGCTGGAAATGAATCTTAAGCTGTTCTTTGGTCAATCGTCCGGTGGCGAAGTGATCCCAGGCCCAATGGTGTTTGCCATCCATGACTTTGAGCAATGCGTCGAGGAAGCGGGCGTGTGTCAGTCGTGCGGCCATCGTACCTTGCTTTCTTGAAGGCCGTCTCGCAAGAACCGTCAGATTCTGTAGAGCGGCGTGAATCCAATTGTTATTGAAACTCTTGCTCCCCCTGGCTCGTCCTATCGGAGGTCATGCTACGGCAGAAGACGAGCCATGGCTTTCTACGGAGGCCAACTGCATGGTCTGGCGGTATTGTTTAGGTCTGTGAGTAGACCAGTGGCTGGCGGTGTCTGGCGGCCAAGAGCACATTGCGACAAAAGCAGCAGCATCTTTACTCAGGTGTGAGTGTAAAGAGGAGAATCGGAAAGTGCAAATCCTTGTTCGATTCGTTCTGGCGACGATGTGCGGAATGGCGGCCGGGCAGCGCTGTAAGTTTTTAAGAAATTGCCTCTAGTCCCGTGCATACAGGTCTTTGAAAGAAGGCTCAAGGCCGGCGCGTAATCTGACGTCATCGAGTGAGTGGCTTGGTTCGAGATGAAAGATATTATCTCGCGATCCATTACGCTCTTCATAGGGTCCTGCGGTATTCACGATGGTATTCTCTGAAGCGCGATGGAAAAAGATGCCTAGAGGCACACGTTCGAGAGCATTGTTTGTAATTGTAATCCCGGTGCTTCCCTCATCGAGGTAGATTGCCGAGATCGGCGCATTTCCAGCCCAAGGTGATCGAAGGAGATCGAATATGTAGTTGTCTTGAATAATGGTGCCAGGCTGCTTTGACAAGGTATAAATTCCGGCGCCGTCGGCCATGGTGGTCATGGCTCGGGAGATGCGATTTCCGATGATGCGGTTTTGACCGAGCGCGGTATCCGCATTCGTCCAGCCCCACCCAACGCTGATTCCAGTGTAGGGGGTGTTATGGATATCGTTGTGTTGTATGCGGGTATTGGAGACGAAGCCAGCAAAGATCCCAACGCTGGAGCGGTAATCGAGTCCTATGTCTGTAATCAGGTTGTTCTCGATGAGAATATCCTGGCAGACAAGTCGAGGATCGAGGGGGTGAGTGTCCAAGAGACTGTCAACGACGATCCCACTTCCAGACAGATCCCTGAACCGGTTGCCAACCACCTGAGCATCGATGATTCCAGTGTGAAAAGCCACGCCTGTTCCGCCATGATGCTGAATCATGTTCCGCTCAAATCGGAGATGATGGACATGTGTAAAGTTGATTGCGGTTCCGACTCGTCCTGATGAGATGGGTGTTCCCCGGTAAATCGCATCGGCCTGGCTCACAACAAAGCCTTCCTCAGTTGGTTCCATCCAGCCGGCATATTCAAACGTGAGCCCTATGAAGGCCAGATGATGGACGGGCTTTCCCGCCGTCCCGCGCACGTCGAGGAGCTGTTCTAGGTGTGGGGCGATGACGGTTGCTTGGGATAGATTCTCGGTTTCACGCGGCAGGTAGAAGACGTCTTCCGTGGGGGAGTGCAAATACCATTCGCCTGGGGAGTCGAGAAAATCAAGAGCGTTCTCGAAGAAATAACTTTGTGCCTCGAGACGGAGGTAGAGGTGCCCAAGGAAAGCCTTGGTCCGGTCAGGCTCGTGAGGTTGGACGAAGAGTTCATGTTGTCGTTCAAAGAAAGATTCCACGCGAAGAGTATCTTGTGTCCATTGTTTGAGAATGACCATTTCAACTGACGGGAGATTAGCCCATGAAGCGATAGAGTTTGGAGCAATGGCAATTCGTCGGGTGCCTTCGTCCCATCGAAGCAATCGGAGAAAGTCCGGCGCATTCGGCGTACGAGCCCTTGTGGCGCGCACGCCGTTTACATAGAGTTGCCGAAATCGGTTGGGCCCGGCGTTGGCCCGAAAGAGTCCATTCTGTGTCGTGGCCCAACCAGTAATTTGGCGTCCGCCGCTTAGGGCAGCACGCTCTCTGGGGTGAGACTGGTAGATAACCTGAAAACCGTTCATTCCTGAGTCGCGATGGTCAAATTGTACTGTGTCAGCAAGCTGGTATACGCCGCCTCTCAGGATGACTGTGATATCACTGGTCATCGAGGCGGTGAGGGGGCGTACGGCAGTTTGTGCGCGTGCGATGGATTGAAACGGGGCAGTTTCGGTTCCTGGATTTCTGTCATTGCCGGTCGGTGAGACATAGAAAGTAACTGAGGCGTGGGACATGAGTGGGGTGGATATCGTGCATATCCACGTTGTCAGTAGTATGAGCCAAGAGCGGATCATGCGATGCCCAGGGGTCTGCTTGGTTGGCTGCGTTTCTGGATGGTCACTTGTTACCAAGGTACATAGATGTTTCACCGGAATAGAAGAGCTGTGTGCACAGGCTTCGCTCTGGTCGCGGTGAGATCCGAGGCCATTGTATAAACAATGCTGGAAGAATATCCAATTAGTAGAAGATCTATGGTCGGCCTGCATCGACAGCTTGGTCTTGCCTTCTTGAAGGCCGCCTCGTTAGAATCTTGAGACTGTGAAAGGATCATAATGACTCCGATTACGATTCAAAATCCCGATGAGATCCTGACTCTCTTAGCCGATGTCGCGTTGCAGGGGCCTGGCTTTTCGACGGAATGTCTGTTGGACTATGTGCTGGAAGAAGGGTTTACAGAACCCATTTTTCTCAACGCCACGGGTGAAGATGCGACAGCCTTTTACAAAGGTCAGCCGAATGCCTGGGCGGTCTATCAGATTCGTGAATGGAAGCGTGTGTTAACGGTTTCCGGCGGCGGACGCGAGCGCCGTGTTCAAATCAGGGAAACGCCCTAGCGCCTGTTTCCTTGTAAAAAGGAACGGTAATCCTCTATGGGTATGCGGTATCTGACGACAGCGCAGGATGTCGGAGAACTCGGGTTCATCAAGAGTCTGTGTGAGGCCAACGGGATTGTCTGTTTATTCCAAGATGAGCACGTGAGCAGCCTCTATCCGGGTGTTTTCGACTTGTGCTGTCAGGTGATGGTGGATGAATCCCAATGGGAGCGGGCGACGACACTGATCAGCCGGTTGCGGCTGCCGATTCGAGAAGTCTCGCCATCGTCCTAGCGAGATACAGGGTGGCGGTGTGCGGGGGGCGCGCTCCGGTTATCGTGGAATCTTTGGATGGGGCGAATCCACCGGCAAGTCGGTTGGCTTGCGTTCTCCGGATCCTTCATACCACCCACCGATCAGCAGGCCTTCCTCGAAATAGAGATAGCGGTGTTTCACCTCGGCGGTACTGATCCAATCTTCGAAAATCCATTCCTCACGACGCAAGCCTTCTTTCGTGAAGGAGGTATTGATCGTTTGCGGTCCTCCCCAGGCTTTGAGGACCTGGTCTTTTGACATGCCGGCCATCACCCGGTGTTGCTCGATATGTTTCTGAAAGTCAGGATCTCTCAACTGAACGGCAAGAGGGACGACGACCATCATCAGGAACGCGAGAATCAGTCCTGCATAGATAATTTTTCTGACGAGGGGACGTCGAATAAACGATGGCTCCTCCTGGTGGACGGAGATTTGTTCGGGGGTAGAAGGGGTCTGTTCCATAGTCGTAATTGCTTTCTGAATGAGATCGCGCATGCTAACTAAGGGGGGTGGGGTGAGTCAAGCTAACAGGGCAGGATCTCAGGATAATTCAGTGGGTATCCCAGGCCGAGATCATGACAGTTATAGTCGGACTACAGGGGATGGATGAGGTCACGATGAAACGAACTATCTCTCTACTCGGATCGATGCGGCCGAGGTTGGGCTGGCTCATGCTAGTCGGCTTGTTATTAGCAGGACCGTTGCTGCTGCCACTCCAGGCTCAGACGACGACGATTTATTCCTACATCGACGAACAAGGGAATCCACGGTTTAGCGATTCGATGGAAAATATTCCGGAGAAGTACCGGGAGAAAGTGAAGACGCATGAGCAGGCAACGCCTCAGGAGCGTCCTGCGTCAGCCTTGGATTCAGCGAAGTCCGTAATCGCGCCATTCAAGCAGAAAGCGACGGAGTGGTTGCAGGGCTTCAATGTGGCGCTTCCCTCCACGTCTCCCAAAGCTACGGCGGTGTCATCGCAACCGCAACCGACGAATATGCATGCATCGCAGTCCAAGATCTTGAACTATGCCGGCGCGGCGGCGGTTGTTCTGTTGCTTATGATGTATCTCAGCAAGAGCCAGCTGATGCGTCTGTTGGGGCTCTGTCTCCTCGTCACGCTCGGTGTGGCGACGCCAATACTTCTCTATGTTAGTGACGATGGGCCGATGACTGCGATGAAGGGAAAAGCGGCTGCAGTGGGACAGGCGCAGCAGGACCGCCTCAAGCAGGCGGCACCCTAGGCAGGGCTTTATTCAGCGTAGTGGGGCACTGGAATTTTCTTAGGTTGCGTCGTAGGTGAAGGAGCCATCCGTTCTGCGAATTCAGGCGAGTAGGGATTCATGATGGCCTCGTGGGTGTGACGCTGACGCTGCGTCACTAACTGGAGGCTTTGGGTGCTGATCTCCATCCGGTCGATCGTCGCGGTTGCCGTCAGGCGGTCTGGCAAACCCTGAAGTGAAAAAAGCTGATAGGTCAGCGTCCAATCCAGCTGCTCCTTTCCCTTTTCCTTAATTAAGAAACGCGCGGCGTCCGATGGAAGCCCTTTAAAAATGAGCACCCAGATATTGGAGCGGAATGCCGGGGCTTTGGAGTCTCGGGAGGGGATAAATTCTGGCACCAGCGACGGGACTTGGGCAATGGGAACCGGCGGTGAAAATTCAATATCCACTAGCCGCACAAAGAGGGGGCGGGTCTCGCTCATATCGTTGGGGTCGACGACGTAGGCGAAGGAATACCGGATGTCGATGCCGTTCCGGGTGAAGATATAGACGTCTTCGCCGTTCTCCGGCGAGACCAGCTTGCTGAAGTATTTCTGCCAGTCCGTGATAGGGTAGTAGGTGAAGACCCGGAGGGCAGACTTTCTGTCGCGCACGGCCTGAGGCATGCCTAGACGCTCGTGGAGCTCTTTTTGTGTAAGCCCGAGGAAGCCGTCTTCAAAATACGGCGCGGCTGCAAGGCTGTGAGGAACACAGAGCAGAAACCCCAAGAGGAACAGCCACGCGGGGTTGTGCTGAGCTCGTCGAGTCGGCAATGGCGTCCTCCGTACGATGCCGGCATCGTATCGGCAGGGTAGAAGGTCTGTCAAGAAAGTGCCGCGTCTTGCCGGTCGGAACCCCTTCCAGTATCATGGCATTCTTGAAAAATCACGACAGGAGACGTTTGCCAGTGAGTAATTCTTCACAGACGCCAATTGAACTGCTTCTCAAAAGCCGAATTCTCATCCTCGATGGGGCGATGGGAACGATGATTCAGCAACGGAAACTGGATGAGGCGGCGTTTCGCGGTGAGCGGTTCAAGGACTGGACGCAGGACCTCAAGGGTCACAACGATTTGCTGAATATCACGCAGCCGGCCGTTATTGAGGACATCCATCGACAGTATCTCGAAGCCGGTGCCGACATCGTCGAAACGAATACGTTCAACTCGCAGGCAATCTCTTTAGCCGACTATCACATGGAGACCCTGGGCTACGAGCTGTCGAAAGCCGGGGCGGAATGCGCCAAGCGGGCGGTTCTCGCCGTTCAAGCGGCTCAACCCAGTCGGCAATGTTTTGTG
Proteins encoded in this region:
- a CDS encoding hypothetical protein (Evidence 4 : Unknown function but conserved in other organisms; MaGe:77311060), which produces MRDLIQKAITTMEQTPSTPEQISVHQEEPSFIRRPLVRKIIYAGLILAFLMMVVVPLAVQLRDPDFQKHIEQHRVMAGMSKDQVLKAWGGPQTINTSFTKEGLRREEWIFEDWISTAEVKHRYLYFEEGLLIGGWYEGSGERKPTDLPVDSPHPKIPR
- a CDS encoding Betahelix domain-containing protein (MaGe:77311057), yielding MQADHRSSTNWIFFQHCLYNGLGSHRDQSEACAHSSSIPVKHLCTLVTSDHPETQPTKQTPGHRMIRSWLILLTTWICTISTPLMSHASVTFYVSPTGNDRNPGTETAPFQSIARAQTAVRPLTASMTSDITVILRGGVYQLADTVQFDHRDSGMNGFQVIYQSHPRERAALSGGRQITGWATTQNGLFRANAGPNRFRQLYVNGVRATRARTPNAPDFLRLLRWDEGTRRIAIAPNSIASWANLPSVEMVILKQWTQDTLRVESFFERQHELFVQPHEPDRTKAFLGHLYLRLEAQSYFFENALDFLDSPGEWYLHSPTEDVFYLPRETENLSQATVIAPHLEQLLDVRGTAGKPVHHLAFIGLTFEYAGWMEPTEEGFVVSQADAIYRGTPISSGRVGTAINFTHVHHLRFERNMIQHHGGTGVAFHTGIIDAQVVGNRFRDLSGSGIVVDSLLDTHPLDPRLVCQDILIENNLITDIGLDYRSSVGIFAGFVSNTRIQHNDIHNTPYTGISVGWGWTNADTALGQNRIIGNRISRAMTTMADGAGIYTLSKQPGTIIQDNYIFDLLRSPWAGNAPISAIYLDEGSTGITITNNALERVPLGIFFHRASENTIVNTAGPYEERNGSRDNIFHLEPSHSLDDVRLRAGLEPSFKDLYARD
- a CDS encoding hypothetical protein (Evidence 4 : Unknown function but conserved in other organisms; MaGe:77311056); the protein is MAARLTHARFLDALLKVMDGKHHWAWDHFATGRLTKEQLKIHFQQEYFVYVRDFPVFLARIHGHNPPPSVRRMLAENIYEEDTGGLSLGKSHPELFLTMMEGLGFSAKDFERVRPLPASRAYRAWLDRVSTQPTWVLGAAALTVFVEGSVKDRKELQEPSKPKTAEEIETTIKNHPLVRYHGNSPDCMDLIRAHQLVESGHRHDAYDMVTQHAPSATTQQAILGAVKRSLRLWLTYRDAVAKACGIKKP
- a CDS encoding conserved exported protein of unknown function (Evidence 4 : Unknown function but conserved in other organisms; MaGe:77311062), which produces MPTRRAQHNPAWLFLLGFLLCVPHSLAAAPYFEDGFLGLTQKELHERLGMPQAVRDRKSALRVFTYYPITDWQKYFSKLVSPENGEDVYIFTRNGIDIRYSFAYVVDPNDMSETRPLFVRLVDIEFSPPVPIAQVPSLVPEFIPSRDSKAPAFRSNIWVLIFKGLPSDAARFLIKEKGKEQLDWTLTYQLFSLQGLPDRLTATATIDRMEISTQSLQLVTQRQRHTHEAIMNPYSPEFAERMAPSPTTQPKKIPVPHYAE
- a CDS encoding hypothetical protein (Evidence 4 : Unknown function but conserved in other organisms; MaGe:77311058), giving the protein MTPITIQNPDEILTLLADVALQGPGFSTECLLDYVLEEGFTEPIFLNATGEDATAFYKGQPNAWAVYQIREWKRVLTVSGGGRERRVQIRETP
- a CDS encoding hypothetical protein (Evidence 4 : Unknown function but conserved in other organisms; MaGe:77311053); the protein is MAFGADETNDMMSNIAESMWRQPHWIAVFAGLSLWSVQGLSFSAPAYAHESEAHPVSAASSGATHSLLRPVRSVDPTSSDVKEEGAPVLNSESGQKPFKRKKAKVVDKNPVTVPQRASAMASTVPAQTTGEAIEQERSGGMKPAGFFSSGSAAMAGTSMTGMGTTSTIMAAAASSPQAALAAVAPSALLSSVVGGPSTPSNKNIQRLSAGIPGLTRIIATPLPPETIAMPAPPLDPPASGLPAAPANWFGYHVLSRLSFGGTPNQLNAVSHMTAAQARDWATRYMKEQLGLDPAQPWPTNLHSTSSLPIATPIVDTDTDLRLMTAQGRWKKDDLEPTVLKPDLHQVQDHDLIRKLYSRRQLLEKMAYFWDNHFNTDFRSHFRGQYEVYENEAFRALAYGRFVDLLIASGKSPAMMVYLNTDVSKKENPNENYAREVLELHTLGVDEHGHPAGYTQTDINEAAKAFTGWTVPAGSAPGFRFVAWRHSPGAKTVLGQPVAFDGSGPTEGERVLQIAASHPSTARHLAKKLCEYFVSETPSSALVTEVASVFSDSGGDIRKVLIAIVTSSDFNNVANYRSLVKTPLEYAVGLYRNLGVWSSHDPIRRRLTAAGQGLFEMPPPTGYKENSEHWLNTYVLFHETAMAYEATMSGFGSTIRFGSDTSGGLIRLWLKGLGLRTEAEVLGFLLNLTNDRVATATEYQIYLTTLRSGGGTFNLDNPSTEAALDRTLASMLANPRYLYQ
- a CDS encoding hypothetical protein (Evidence 4 : Unknown function but conserved in other organisms; MaGe:77311054), which encodes MGHCHCCSSAFQQVSRRTVLKRAVGLAATALAANMFSLEMLFKSRAHAADNAGKTLVVVFQRGGNDGLNTIVPYSDPQYYVLRPRSTSGGIGILPPGSGDGSGLDLAGTGFAMHPSILPLHGLYTSNRLAILPAAGFAGNTLSHFTDQDTIEHGFPEQRDGWLNRYLAAVPAAGISTIRAAAIGDDVAKSLRGTVVVPSLTDVASFSFARLGSSKAALEANLRAMYAQDPASSTTNPARSAVHALGPEFMNRVAAIEGIGAAAPQNGATYPNSTFGREMRDLAHIIRSGLGLEVATVDISGWDTHDDQGAGGAAANRQAGRLADFAGGIRAFVDDLGPLMNNVVVMTCTEFGRTARQNASGGTDHGKASAWFLVGGSVRGGVYEGAAGWPSSLIDTNLDEGRYIRPTVEFRDIFADVLVRHFGASASDLSAVLPGHVHTPAGLFV
- a CDS encoding Formylglycine-generating enzyme family protein (MaGe:77311055), with the translated sequence MASLLRGILHTLLIASAILPSVGAGPAIDMALIPAGEYRMGAAEGSGGLADERPERLVFLHAFFLDRFEVTNQDYAAFVQSTGHRPPENNNPASTIWNGATYPPTIATHPVVNVSWDDAVAYCRWSGKRLPTEAEWEKAARGTDGRRYPWGNDWNWDNANSASYWAERTVEFQSGAEWEDFWIKGDGARLAKENGIKGEVLTLPVGSFLDGTSPYGIHDLAGNAAEWVQDWYDPNYYRSAPLNDPIGPERGAIKSMRGGSWLKPAISLRTSDRDWGIMDSRPSGTGFRCAKDSF
- a CDS encoding hypothetical protein (Evidence 4 : Unknown function but conserved in other organisms; MaGe:77311059); protein product: MGMRYLTTAQDVGELGFIKSLCEANGIVCLFQDEHVSSLYPGVFDLCCQVMVDESQWERATTLISRLRLPIREVSPSS
- a CDS encoding conserved membrane protein of unknown function (Evidence 4 : Unknown function but conserved in other organisms; MaGe:77311061); this translates as MTVIVGLQGMDEVTMKRTISLLGSMRPRLGWLMLVGLLLAGPLLLPLQAQTTTIYSYIDEQGNPRFSDSMENIPEKYREKVKTHEQATPQERPASALDSAKSVIAPFKQKATEWLQGFNVALPSTSPKATAVSSQPQPTNMHASQSKILNYAGAAAVVLLLMMYLSKSQLMRLLGLCLLVTLGVATPILLYVSDDGPMTAMKGKAAAVGQAQQDRLKQAAP